The uncultured Hyphomonas sp. genome includes a window with the following:
- a CDS encoding TauD/TfdA family dioxygenase — protein sequence MAYSENETAFTQFEARRLSPNIGAELIGADLRNPTDVLVSEVRAALLRYQVVFFRDQDITRQQHIAFARKFGELEIHPATPLEQPDREVLRIAHGPNSRGIENSWHSDVTWREAPSLGSILRAIELPEVGGDTLFSNMVMAYEALDDGLKERLCQMTAVHDIARVFAKRLNKDPTELHDKYPPMEHPVIRTHPETGQRLLYVNTAFTDHIKGMDRKESDELLKYLYSRAAIPEYQCRFRWAPGSLAFWDNRACQHYAASDYFPAVRIMERVTIAGDRPFFKAA from the coding sequence GTGGCGTATTCGGAGAATGAGACCGCTTTCACACAATTCGAGGCCCGGCGCCTGTCGCCCAACATCGGCGCGGAGCTGATCGGGGCAGACCTGCGAAACCCCACCGACGTGCTGGTGTCCGAAGTGCGGGCTGCGCTGCTTCGCTATCAGGTCGTGTTCTTCCGCGATCAGGACATCACCCGCCAGCAGCATATCGCCTTCGCCCGCAAGTTCGGAGAGCTGGAGATCCACCCGGCCACGCCGCTGGAACAGCCGGACCGGGAAGTCCTCCGCATTGCGCACGGCCCCAATTCACGCGGCATCGAGAATTCCTGGCACTCCGACGTCACCTGGCGGGAGGCCCCGTCGCTCGGCTCCATCCTGCGCGCGATCGAGCTGCCGGAGGTGGGGGGCGACACGCTCTTCTCCAATATGGTCATGGCCTATGAAGCACTCGACGATGGCCTGAAGGAACGTCTGTGCCAGATGACGGCGGTGCACGACATCGCCCGTGTTTTCGCAAAGCGTCTGAACAAAGACCCGACCGAACTCCACGACAAATACCCGCCGATGGAGCATCCCGTCATCCGGACCCATCCCGAGACGGGCCAGCGGCTGCTTTACGTCAACACGGCGTTCACGGACCATATCAAGGGCATGGACCGCAAGGAGAGCGACGAGCTGCTGAAGTATCTCTATTCCCGCGCCGCGATTCCGGAATACCAGTGCCGCTTCCGCTGGGCGCCTGGCTCGCTCGCCTTCTGGGACAACCGCGCCTGCCAGCACTATGCTGCCAGCGACTATTTCCCGGCGGTCCGCATCATGGAACGCGTCACCATCGCGGGCGACCGGCCGTTTTTCAAGGCGGCCTGA
- a CDS encoding PAN/Apple domain-containing protein, with protein sequence MRLVPLLAASSAIVLLAAPAFADTPSMKPDKPEPVKGQETGVYRFGATYSVTPVDTASACQTNCADDAMCVAWSYVATFEGADARCELKRGGGKARPNPLATSGVSPTLAAKFIPEPKPELEGGPDDE encoded by the coding sequence ATGCGCCTGGTACCCCTTCTTGCCGCCTCGAGCGCGATTGTCCTGCTGGCTGCGCCGGCCTTTGCCGACACGCCCAGCATGAAGCCCGACAAGCCTGAACCGGTAAAGGGACAGGAGACCGGCGTCTATCGCTTCGGCGCCACCTATTCCGTGACGCCCGTAGATACCGCCTCCGCCTGCCAGACGAACTGCGCAGACGATGCCATGTGCGTTGCGTGGAGCTATGTCGCCACGTTCGAGGGCGCCGATGCGCGGTGTGAGCTGAAGCGCGGCGGCGGCAAGGCCCGTCCGAACCCGCTGGCCACGTCCGGCGTCTCGCCGACGCTTGCCGCGAAATTCATCCCGGAACCGAAGCCCGAACTCGAAGGCGGACCGGACGACGAATAG
- a CDS encoding PBP1A family penicillin-binding protein gives MAQKGNKAPAPRTIKVPGGGFASRHPRLVRYTLIVFLLVILGVGGWGFWKWRSLYAGMPKLPEIADLWSVKREAAIEFVDRDGNTLDVRGPRYGRATSVDQLPEYVPQAFIAAEDKRFYEHDGADDAAIARAAWSNLRAGETVSGASTITQQLIKNLVLTNRQTVKRKAQEVKLARELETKMSKDEILSLYLNRVYFGAGLYGIDAAARYYFGKPPQELTVAEAAILAALPKAPSKLNLRENLEGAKERQAYVLAQMEDLGFIRPAEAEKAEAQDITIIDPPTYDPQLGYALDAVSERVKAMLPRIPGDLVVTVSLDIDLQEKVRAQLAERMAGDGAKQGASQVAAILIEKSGRVAALVGGTDYSETEFNRVTQALRQPGSSFKPFVYATALEDGYSPYDVFDDAPITIDKWTPSNYTGKYLGPMTMSEAIARSINTVAVELTQLSGPARVAETARRFGITTRLEAYPSIALGSQEVTLWELSRAYGVFQSGGLRLDPWLIEKIEDSRGTVLYERPDYDRDRVYSEELSRDMNAMLYRVVNSDIGTGGRARVPGWTVAGKTGTSQDWRDAWFIGYSAAYVGGIWVGNDDDKPMKKVTGGGLPADLWSDMMVLAHDGKTPERLIGAESGVMISEEAEARIAFYRGLSQAFSIAAGQPLAGRSGYRVER, from the coding sequence ATGGCGCAGAAGGGTAACAAGGCCCCGGCCCCACGGACGATCAAAGTGCCCGGCGGCGGCTTTGCTTCCCGGCATCCCCGGCTGGTGCGCTACACATTGATTGTCTTCCTGCTGGTGATCCTGGGCGTTGGCGGCTGGGGTTTCTGGAAATGGCGCTCGCTCTATGCCGGCATGCCGAAATTGCCTGAAATCGCAGACCTCTGGTCGGTCAAACGCGAAGCCGCCATCGAATTCGTCGACCGCGACGGCAATACGCTGGACGTGCGCGGCCCCCGCTATGGCCGTGCAACATCGGTGGACCAGCTGCCGGAATATGTCCCGCAAGCCTTCATCGCGGCGGAGGACAAGCGCTTCTATGAGCATGACGGCGCAGATGACGCCGCGATTGCCCGGGCTGCCTGGTCGAATTTGCGGGCCGGCGAGACCGTCTCCGGCGCCTCGACCATTACCCAGCAGCTGATCAAGAACCTCGTCCTTACCAACCGCCAGACGGTGAAACGCAAGGCGCAGGAAGTGAAACTCGCCCGCGAGCTGGAAACCAAGATGAGCAAGGACGAGATCCTGTCGCTCTATCTGAACCGGGTCTATTTCGGCGCCGGGCTGTACGGCATCGATGCAGCGGCGCGCTATTATTTCGGCAAGCCTCCACAGGAGCTGACCGTGGCGGAAGCTGCGATCCTGGCCGCCCTGCCCAAGGCGCCCTCCAAGCTGAACCTGCGCGAGAACCTTGAAGGCGCCAAGGAACGCCAGGCCTATGTCCTGGCCCAGATGGAGGATCTCGGCTTCATCCGTCCGGCCGAAGCGGAAAAAGCCGAAGCCCAGGACATCACCATCATCGACCCGCCCACTTACGACCCGCAGCTGGGCTATGCGCTGGATGCCGTCTCTGAGCGTGTGAAGGCCATGCTGCCGCGCATACCGGGTGATCTGGTCGTCACGGTCTCGCTGGACATCGACCTGCAGGAGAAGGTCCGCGCGCAGCTGGCTGAGCGCATGGCCGGCGACGGCGCGAAACAAGGTGCGAGCCAGGTTGCCGCCATCCTGATCGAGAAGAGCGGCCGCGTGGCCGCGCTGGTCGGCGGCACGGATTATTCGGAAACGGAGTTCAACCGTGTGACCCAGGCCCTGCGCCAGCCGGGGTCCAGCTTCAAGCCGTTCGTTTACGCCACAGCGCTGGAAGACGGCTACTCCCCCTATGACGTGTTCGACGATGCGCCGATCACGATCGATAAATGGACCCCCTCCAACTATACCGGCAAATATCTCGGCCCGATGACGATGAGCGAGGCGATTGCCCGCTCCATCAATACGGTCGCGGTGGAACTGACCCAGCTGTCCGGCCCGGCCCGCGTGGCGGAGACGGCGCGCCGCTTCGGCATCACCACCCGGCTGGAGGCCTATCCTTCCATTGCGCTCGGCAGTCAGGAAGTGACCCTCTGGGAACTGTCGCGCGCCTATGGCGTCTTCCAGTCCGGCGGCCTGCGGCTGGATCCGTGGCTGATCGAAAAGATCGAGGACTCCCGCGGCACTGTTCTTTATGAGCGCCCAGATTATGACCGCGACCGTGTGTATTCTGAAGAACTGTCCCGCGACATGAATGCCATGCTCTACCGGGTCGTGAATTCCGACATCGGCACAGGCGGGCGGGCACGCGTCCCCGGCTGGACGGTCGCTGGTAAGACAGGCACCAGCCAAGACTGGCGCGACGCCTGGTTCATCGGCTACTCAGCCGCCTATGTCGGCGGTATCTGGGTCGGCAATGATGATGACAAACCGATGAAGAAAGTCACCGGCGGCGGCCTGCCGGCTGACCTCTGGTCCGACATGATGGTGCTGGCGCATGACGGAAAAACGCCGGAACGCCTGATCGGCGCGGAAAGCGGCGTGATGATCAGCGAAGAGGCCGAAGCGCGGATCGCCTTCTATCGCGGCCTCAGCCAGGCCTTTTCCATCGCCGCGGGCCAGCCGCTGGCCGGGCGCAGCGGCTACCGGGTCGAACGCTAA
- a CDS encoding peptide chain release factor 3 produces the protein MSHAAEAARRRTFAIISHPDAGKTTLTENLLLAGGAIRAAGEVAARGEARRTTSDWMKIERDRGISVSASVMTFEFEDLIFNLLDTPGHEDFSEDTYRTLTAADCAVMVLDAAKGIEPQTLKLFEVCRLRDIPIVTFINKMDREAQDPIALLDEVQEKLQLDTAPLYWPAASGQRFSGMVDLATNELIQFERRPGEAPKIGAAPRIAADEATLQANLDESVYGELAEGREMATGLLPEFDKEAFLGGHMTPVVFGSALRHFGVLELLRTLHAYAPPPRDQKAEKKGAPVTIHAGDNTVSGFVFKIQANMDPNHRDRVAFLRLCSGEFKRGMRLKTAGGKQLNIHNPMMFLAQDREIAETAYAGDVIGVPNHGQLRVGDSLSENGDIKFAGIPNFAPELLRRARVKDPMKAKHLRKALESLAEEGVTQLFKPAIGSDMIVGAVGQLQFEVMIERVAAEYNLEVVFEPAPYNVARWLSCDDPKVLEAFLDKNKSTSGTDLDDAPVYLAKNAWDVGYAQEKNPDIRFTATKERAL, from the coding sequence ATGTCCCATGCTGCAGAAGCCGCCCGCCGGCGGACCTTCGCCATCATCTCACACCCTGACGCGGGCAAGACCACGCTGACGGAGAACCTGCTGCTGGCCGGCGGGGCCATCCGCGCGGCCGGGGAAGTGGCTGCGCGCGGTGAGGCGCGGCGCACGACGTCCGACTGGATGAAGATCGAGCGCGACCGCGGCATCTCCGTGTCGGCTTCCGTCATGACGTTCGAGTTCGAGGACCTTATCTTCAACCTGCTCGACACGCCGGGCCACGAAGACTTTTCCGAGGACACCTATCGCACGCTGACCGCCGCCGACTGCGCTGTCATGGTTCTGGACGCGGCGAAAGGCATCGAGCCGCAGACGCTGAAACTGTTTGAAGTCTGCCGCCTGCGCGACATCCCGATCGTGACGTTCATCAACAAGATGGACCGTGAGGCGCAGGACCCGATCGCCCTTCTGGATGAAGTGCAGGAAAAGCTGCAGCTGGACACCGCGCCGCTTTACTGGCCTGCCGCCAGCGGTCAGCGCTTCTCCGGCATGGTCGATCTGGCCACCAACGAGCTGATCCAGTTCGAACGCCGCCCGGGCGAAGCGCCGAAAATCGGCGCCGCGCCGCGCATTGCGGCAGACGAGGCGACGCTTCAGGCGAACCTTGATGAGAGTGTCTATGGCGAACTGGCCGAAGGCAGGGAAATGGCGACCGGCCTTTTGCCGGAATTCGACAAGGAAGCCTTCCTTGGCGGGCATATGACGCCGGTTGTCTTCGGTTCGGCGCTCCGCCACTTCGGCGTTCTGGAGCTGCTCCGTACGCTGCATGCCTATGCGCCGCCGCCGCGGGACCAGAAGGCCGAGAAGAAAGGTGCGCCCGTCACCATTCATGCGGGCGACAACACAGTCTCCGGCTTCGTCTTCAAAATCCAGGCGAACATGGATCCAAACCACCGCGATCGCGTGGCGTTCCTTCGTCTGTGTTCGGGCGAATTCAAGCGCGGCATGCGCCTGAAGACGGCCGGCGGCAAACAGCTGAACATCCACAATCCGATGATGTTCCTGGCGCAGGACCGGGAGATCGCCGAGACCGCCTATGCGGGTGATGTGATCGGTGTACCGAACCATGGCCAGCTGCGCGTCGGCGACAGCCTGTCCGAGAATGGCGACATCAAGTTTGCGGGCATTCCGAACTTCGCGCCGGAACTCTTGCGCCGCGCCCGCGTCAAAGATCCAATGAAAGCAAAGCACTTGCGCAAGGCCCTCGAAAGCCTCGCGGAAGAGGGCGTCACCCAGCTGTTCAAGCCGGCCATCGGGTCTGACATGATCGTGGGCGCTGTCGGCCAGCTGCAGTTCGAAGTGATGATCGAGCGCGTGGCGGCGGAATACAATCTGGAAGTCGTGTTCGAGCCTGCCCCCTACAATGTGGCGCGCTGGTTGTCCTGCGATGATCCGAAAGTGCTGGAAGCCTTCCTGGACAAGAACAAGTCCACGTCCGGTACGGACCTCGACGATGCGCCGGTCTATCTTGCCAAGAATGCCTGGGATGTCGGCTACGCCCAGGAAAAGAACCCGGACATCCGCTTCACGGCCACGAAGGAACGGGCGCTCTAG
- a CDS encoding pseudouridine synthase, translated as MKETRQLAKYLAHLGYGSRKEMEAAIRRGRVTGEGEDLRFDGEPLDPPPGMVILMNKPAGFTCSRADQGRLVYELLPPRFLLRTPPLSSVGRLDAETTGLLLFTDDGKLLHRLISPKSELPKTYEATLARPLEGHEADLFASGTLMLRGEDKPLLPAQLEVTGERTARLTITEGRYHQVRRMFAAAGNHVETLHRAAFGPLTLGDLPEGEWRLLSAEEVAPLQEQRPNSARIA; from the coding sequence ATGAAGGAAACGCGCCAGCTCGCGAAATACCTTGCCCATCTTGGCTATGGCAGCCGCAAGGAGATGGAGGCCGCCATCCGCCGCGGCCGCGTGACCGGCGAAGGCGAAGACCTGCGCTTCGATGGCGAGCCGCTGGACCCGCCGCCCGGCATGGTCATCCTGATGAACAAGCCTGCAGGCTTCACCTGTTCCCGCGCCGATCAGGGCCGGCTGGTTTATGAGCTGCTGCCGCCGCGTTTCCTGCTCCGCACCCCACCCCTCTCCAGCGTCGGGCGCCTCGATGCGGAGACGACCGGTCTTCTTCTGTTTACAGATGATGGGAAGCTTCTGCATCGGCTGATCTCGCCGAAGTCAGAACTGCCGAAGACCTATGAGGCTACGCTAGCCCGGCCGCTGGAAGGGCACGAAGCAGACCTCTTCGCCAGCGGCACGCTGATGCTGCGCGGTGAGGACAAGCCGCTTCTCCCCGCTCAGCTGGAAGTCACCGGCGAACGCACCGCCCGCCTCACCATCACCGAAGGCCGCTACCATCAGGTCCGCCGCATGTTCGCCGCTGCCGGCAACCATGTCGAAACCCTCCACCGCGCCGCCTTCGGCCCCCTGACACTTGGTGACCTGCCCGAAGGCGAATGGCGGTTGCTGAGCGCGGAAGAGGTAGCGCCCCTTCAGGAGCAGAGGCCGAACTCGGCCCGCATAGCTTAA
- a CDS encoding class I SAM-dependent methyltransferase yields MFDTVVFDTLSLAFEEADLLPETGNLLCLRAEAVPFLMRLPKERLTCQNSFKPDHDALKAAGFAVLPPEAETFPPAALTIILPPRQRDETRALFARAMRDAPVGGVIVASLPNTLGAKTGEKILGELAGETQSLSKHKCRAFWAIKTEDWNAQLAEEWIAFDAPQEVDNGALWSRPGLFSWDRVDAGSELLADSVPEWIRGRGADLGAGQGYLSREVLANCPHVESMTLFEAEHRALACQQKNLEGFSNWTNHWADVTKDAPKAEFDFAVMNPPFHTGRADSTSLGQDFIRAAANALKTGGTLWLVGNRHLPYETVLSECFKSHEMLEDEGGYKIIKAEKPKRKR; encoded by the coding sequence ATGTTTGACACCGTTGTTTTCGATACGCTTTCCCTGGCCTTTGAAGAGGCAGACCTCTTGCCGGAAACGGGCAACCTCCTCTGCCTGCGCGCAGAGGCCGTGCCGTTCCTGATGCGCCTGCCGAAAGAGCGCCTGACCTGCCAGAACAGTTTCAAGCCGGATCATGACGCCTTGAAAGCCGCTGGGTTCGCCGTTCTGCCGCCGGAGGCGGAGACTTTCCCGCCCGCCGCGCTGACCATCATCCTGCCGCCCCGCCAGCGGGACGAGACCCGCGCCCTGTTTGCCCGCGCCATGCGCGATGCGCCGGTCGGCGGCGTGATCGTGGCCAGCCTTCCCAACACACTCGGCGCCAAGACCGGTGAGAAAATCCTCGGCGAACTGGCTGGCGAAACGCAAAGCCTGTCGAAACACAAATGCCGGGCCTTCTGGGCGATAAAAACCGAAGACTGGAACGCTCAGCTGGCGGAAGAGTGGATCGCCTTCGACGCGCCGCAGGAAGTCGATAATGGTGCCCTGTGGAGCCGGCCGGGCCTGTTCAGCTGGGACCGTGTCGACGCTGGCAGCGAATTGCTGGCCGACAGCGTGCCGGAATGGATCCGAGGGCGCGGGGCTGACCTCGGCGCCGGCCAAGGCTATCTGTCCCGCGAAGTCCTGGCCAACTGCCCGCATGTCGAAAGCATGACCCTGTTCGAAGCAGAGCATCGCGCCCTCGCCTGCCAGCAAAAGAACCTCGAAGGCTTCAGCAATTGGACGAACCACTGGGCCGACGTAACGAAGGACGCGCCCAAAGCAGAGTTCGACTTTGCCGTCATGAACCCGCCCTTCCACACGGGCCGGGCTGACAGCACATCGCTGGGGCAGGACTTCATCCGCGCCGCCGCTAATGCGCTGAAAACCGGCGGCACGCTCTGGCTCGTCGGCAACCGCCACCTGCCCTATGAAACCGTGCTCAGCGAGTGTTTCAAGAGCCACGAGATGCTGGAAGACGAAGGCGGCTACAAGATCATCAAGGCCGAGAAACCGAAGCGGAAGCGATGA
- a CDS encoding ATP-binding cassette domain-containing protein, whose protein sequence is MAAPPLITLTDVRLSFGGKPLFTGVSFSLSKGERVALVGRNGAGKSTLMKIISERVEADSGEVWRQPGITFASVAQEPDLAGFDTVLAYASEGLDGAYMAEAELSEFGVEADADPATLSGGQLRRAALAKAFAADPDVLLLDEPTNHLDVPMIEQLEARLKSFNGVVLVVSHDRRFLENISTNTLWLRQGKVLKSPDGYVKFDEWAEQIEVEEERQLRRMTTHLKDEQHWLARGVTGRRKRNQGRLAKLKDLRTEHAQMRSALQDRKATADLSVDAGDSMSKKVIEARHLTKAYEGPDGPFTLVNDLSLKILRGDRIGIIGPNGVGKTTLVKLLLGRIEPDSGSVKHSKTLQVTYQDQTRETLNPKDTIWEALAPNGGDSIMVQGRQRHVAAYAKDFLFAPDQLRQPVGALSGGERNRLALAIGLARPSNLLVMDEPTNDLDMQTLDLLEDMLLGYEGTLILVSHDRAFLDATVTSCLCPMGDGEWIVTAGGWSDAQEQLKGFRNKGSGNAPKTEKPKTDNAQRPKPQTKLSFKDEHRQKELDTLIPKLQAEIAKLEQDLSDPDLYARDADAFNKKSNRVGTAREELDMAEMEWLEIEEKREALAK, encoded by the coding sequence ATGGCCGCGCCTCCTCTGATTACCCTTACCGATGTCCGCCTCTCCTTCGGGGGCAAGCCCCTGTTCACCGGGGTCAGCTTTTCGCTGTCCAAGGGCGAGCGCGTCGCGCTGGTGGGCCGCAATGGCGCGGGCAAGTCCACGCTGATGAAAATCATCTCCGAACGGGTCGAAGCCGACAGCGGCGAGGTCTGGCGCCAGCCGGGCATTACCTTTGCCAGTGTCGCGCAGGAGCCGGACCTTGCCGGGTTCGACACCGTGCTCGCCTATGCCAGCGAAGGCCTCGATGGCGCCTATATGGCCGAAGCGGAATTGTCGGAATTCGGGGTGGAGGCAGACGCAGACCCGGCCACGCTTTCCGGCGGCCAGCTGCGCAGGGCGGCGCTCGCCAAGGCCTTCGCCGCCGATCCGGATGTGCTGCTGCTGGACGAGCCGACCAACCATCTCGACGTGCCGATGATCGAACAGCTGGAAGCGCGCCTGAAAAGCTTCAACGGTGTCGTGCTGGTCGTCAGCCACGACCGGCGCTTCCTGGAGAACATCTCTACCAACACGCTGTGGCTGCGCCAGGGCAAGGTGCTGAAGAGCCCCGACGGCTATGTGAAGTTCGACGAATGGGCCGAACAGATCGAAGTGGAAGAAGAACGCCAGCTGCGCCGGATGACGACGCACCTGAAGGATGAGCAGCACTGGCTGGCCCGCGGTGTCACCGGGCGCCGCAAGCGCAACCAGGGCCGCCTCGCCAAGCTGAAAGACCTGCGCACGGAACATGCGCAGATGCGTTCTGCCCTGCAGGACCGGAAAGCCACGGCTGACCTCAGCGTCGATGCCGGGGATTCGATGAGCAAGAAGGTGATCGAGGCGCGGCACCTGACCAAGGCCTATGAAGGCCCGGATGGTCCCTTCACGCTGGTCAACGATCTCTCCCTCAAGATCCTGCGCGGCGACCGGATCGGCATTATCGGTCCGAACGGCGTCGGCAAGACGACGCTGGTGAAACTCCTCCTCGGCCGGATCGAGCCGGACAGCGGCAGCGTGAAACATTCCAAGACGCTACAGGTCACCTATCAGGACCAGACGCGTGAGACGCTGAACCCGAAGGACACAATCTGGGAAGCCCTCGCCCCGAATGGCGGCGACTCCATCATGGTGCAGGGCCGCCAACGCCATGTCGCGGCCTATGCGAAGGACTTCCTGTTCGCGCCGGACCAGCTGCGCCAGCCGGTCGGCGCCCTCTCCGGCGGGGAGCGTAACCGGCTCGCGCTCGCTATCGGGCTTGCCCGGCCGTCCAACCTGCTTGTCATGGACGAACCGACCAACGATCTCGACATGCAGACGCTGGACCTCTTGGAAGACATGCTGCTCGGTTATGAAGGCACGCTGATCCTCGTCAGCCACGACCGGGCCTTTCTGGATGCCACTGTCACCAGCTGCCTCTGTCCCATGGGCGACGGCGAGTGGATCGTCACCGCCGGCGGCTGGAGCGACGCACAGGAACAGCTGAAAGGCTTCCGGAACAAGGGGTCCGGCAATGCTCCGAAGACAGAAAAACCGAAGACAGACAATGCACAGCGCCCGAAACCTCAGACGAAACTCTCCTTCAAGGACGAGCATCGCCAGAAGGAACTGGACACGCTGATCCCGAAGCTGCAGGCCGAAATCGCAAAGCTGGAACAGGACCTGTCCGATCCCGATCTCTATGCCCGCGATGCCGATGCCTTCAACAAGAAGTCCAATCGTGTCGGCACCGCCCGCGAAGAGCTCGACATGGCCGAAATGGAATGGCTGGAGATCGAGGAAAAGCGAGAGGCGCTGGCGAAGTAA